TACATCTGTGATTCTCACAGAACAATTTTGTATTATCAAGTTATATATCGTAAGGCATGCGACTTGATGACTAAAATTTCAAGTACTTAAAAACAATATTCTTGAGTAGATAGCTAATCCATTACTCAATTTTCCTCCTCTTATACACATCTGGCTTCACAATGTAGCAGCCGGTAATTGCTATGGCCAACGTAACCATTATATCTTTGCACAATCGGGTATGTCCCCTATGCGATCTCATGTGTACCAGAAAAAAAGTAGCAATGGCGGAAACCATCCTACTGGTGTACAATGCACTGACATTATCGCTAAAATCCCTTTCATCATACAATGATATTGCGATCTATGTTAATCGAAATTTTACCAGTGCAAAACAAATGAATGCGCCGCCTATGCAGAAGAATACCAACCCGGTGCAAATGAGCGATGCCCATACGCTTTTAACTtctatatacaaatatatagaCATGTAAGCTGAAATACATGTTGAGATAATTACAATTCTAAGGCCATAGCAATCTCCAATTAATCCAAAAAAGACCCTACCGAGGCTATTAGacaatgaattaattatatttccATAGAGCGATATGTCGAAGTCATTTGAAGCAGGAAATTTGGACAAAATAAGTATCTTCCAAAACATGGCAAAgtaattaacaaatatgtGCACAAAAATCATGATTATCCAGTAGAAGGAGAATTGTTCAGTCATGACCAATTGGCTTAAACCTTTCAAGCGATATTGACCCagtaattcatttttttcaacTGCACCACTGTATACACTAATTTCATCTTCAGAAGAGATCGAAGATTCAGATTCTGACATTTCaacattatattttttaggtTTATACGAACGATGTGTTTTGCTGGTGAAGATATAGGCGCTagtaattgtaaaaaatcCGTAAATAATCCCAAGTAATATTAATGCATTTGGAACTCTAATTAGTAACGCATGATCACTGAAATAAAGTTCGAgtgaattttttttttCACCTTGTGTAGGCCACTTCCTATCTGGATTGATTAAGAATGTCTAAATAACGAGATTTTTACTTGGATATTACCAAAAATCAATGGGCTAATGGCCGTACCGGCCATTACGATCCCTGAAACCAACCCCCTATTGCAACGATAATGCTTAAAGGTGGATGCCAATGGGCAGGAGAAGGCTAGTCCTTCGGCCAAGCCAAATAGGATTCCAAGAAATAGCACTAGAGCAAAATATGAATGACAAAACAGACCGGCTAGTATATAAGATAGTCCTAACAATATACCAGATAGTATTGAACATCGTTTAATACCAAGATTCGCCTGCACCCAGCCAGAGAGGCAAACAGATGAGGCAACAGCAACAACTTCTGCATCAAAAGTTACACTAACCGAAACAAAAAATCTTATGTGTATCATTATACCGAAAGTTCAACTGTTCCTTTCCTCCCATACACCTTAGGTAAGATGTAACGTAGACACTCAGATTTCCAAAGGCGTTTATGCAACCAAAACACATGTTAAAGACAAAAGCGGCTGCAGTAGCCATCCAAGGCTTGGTCTTTATCCGCCTAATCCGAAACCTACCaaacataataaattaataatacatatttactGTTACACAGTAGATGTGGAATCTTGCCCAACATACACATCTTACCATGCCCATGGACATTACTTAGACTAGATTAGTTAACcagaatttttaattaaaacaCAAACCAATTAAATCTTTCCATTGGCTATAAACTTAGTTGTTTATACGCCAATCACTGAAATGTTACCAACCAAATGGCAATACACTCACCGTCACAACTCTCACCAACACCCCTCGTTTAGTTCATTcgataaattatcaattaattaacttaTTCATATAgtcaaataaatatgtacaaTAGATTATGAGAGggaattatttattatcactatTAGCTCCATTAGCTGTAATATGTGTTATAGATTCCAGGAAGAAACTGCTAGACCGATCAGTTATGTTGAAGATAAGAGAGATAGCAGATAGGACGCATATGATGTCAGGCGCCGTATCTAAAAATGCCTTTCTCATATCCAAAGTAATAGATAACCTATCCTCCCAACTTCGGTACCAGTCAAATACCATCGTGTATGATAACCTAGAAAATAGGAATAAAGTATTTGGAATTCTGGACAGCTTCCTAAAAATTGCCAAGGAAGATCGGTACAGTAGGGGACCTCCTCAGATTTCAGAAATGCGCGCAGAACTCAAATTGGTACAAAATGAAGTAAAAATACTAAGATCAGAATTAGAAAGTGTTTGGCACCGGCGTAACAATTAGCggttaatttgtaaaacaatttatagACTAGGACAGCAACATTAGTTAGGAATAAAGTAGTGATACCCCATTGAATTGATGTGTacaattgttttaaataacGTATGAAAAAATGTTAATTAGGCCTGTGCACTGAAATGTCCCGTATTTTATCAGAAAACAGTGATTGTTACATCCGACGCAGGGGTTTAATAGTTGACAGTCCATCACGGGCTTGTTCTAAGGAACTAATAACAACTTCATCTACCGAGACCACATGCTCAGTTTCCGAAATTAGCTCAAAAAATGCAGAATCACTGCCATTGGCTGAGTGTGAACTAAGCGATGACGACTTGTTTTATATTTGGAAGCGCAATTCACCACTACTCTACGACACCCTACTATTACACAAGTTAGATTGGCCTTCGCTGACCGTAtgcaaattcaaatttaggTTGACTTGATGGAAGATGTTGGCAGCTGTAAAATTAAGGGATCTTCCTTGATACAACGCGTACTAATAGGAACACACACATCGCAGCAGGAAAATGAATATGTCATACTGGGTGAACTTAAAACTCCACTCTACCAGCCTAAGTATTATGCCGGAGATTTTGAAAACCATGCCGATTTTTCAGTTAAACTTAGAAACAATTCCATTGGCAACATTCCCAGTTTTGAATTGAAGGCTAGGTTGGTCCACCCAGGGGAGGTAAATCGCATATCGCACATGCcaaataacaatttctaCTTTGCATCCCAGACTAATTACGGTGAGGTACTAGTATTTGATTACTCAAAACACCCATCTGTACCCATTGATGCCAACGTTTCTTATCCACAATTTGTTTTACAGCACCATACAAAGGAAGGATACGGTCTTTGTTGGAATACAACTAGTGGGAGATATACTGAATCACAACAGTTACCATTGCTAAGTTCATGCTCTTCTGATGGTACACTCTGTTTGTGGGACATAAGCAAGAAATCTCACAAGAAATACACCAATGGTAATGAACGTGTATCCAATAGTTGCCAGATTATTGAACCAATAGCTGCTGTGACTAGTGAGTGTGGACTAAAtgatgtaaaatttttgcagGAATACTCGCCGGTTGTGGGAACTGTGACTGATGATGGGCGATTGCAGATTTATGATTTTAGAAATCCACCCGTCAAATTTAGTTCCATCGAATGTAACCTATTCAATTCAGATAAAAAAGATTCTTGTATATCGCAAAATAATCATTCAAGTTTTCAACTCAACTGTTTGAGTTTCAACCCATATATGAATACTCTGGTTATCACGGGCAGTGAATCGGGGTTGATCCATTTATGGGACCTGAGATACCCCAATGGCTCCATTAAAGAGATAAATAAGCATAGAGAACCTGTGACTCAAGTgtcattttcatcatttaatGCTGGGATTTTTGGATCATCTTCGCATGATGGCACTATATCTATCTATGACCTTGGCAGTTCAAATGGCCCGAACAAGGACATCACCAATACCGATGACTCTTGTGATGTAAAGGAATTGATATTTGTACACAGAGGCCACCAAGGCCCagtaaatgatttttgcTGGAGCCAGAACCCGCGTTATGGACATACCATCGCATCTGTTGGACaggataattttttgcagtGCTGGAGACCGctgaatatttaaaatttagcAAGACCGAGGCCTTactaattgtattttacaCGCATTAGTTATTACCAACAATTTGTGtaacaaattgttaattattacatttaatcaaatatttaatttcaaattccCGAACACTAATTTCTTACACACATTCGGAGTACATCAGCTCACAATTGATGTATACcttttattttaaattaggAGAAATATTATGCCATCAGAGTGTTCACCGATTATGCACGTATGATATACAGCAAAAATGCggttaaaaaaatctacAGGgcattatttacatttcaAACGCAGTCACTTAAATTTTTAGCATACTTTAACCAATATTTCTTCGCTACCACATAACTGAATAAGGTTAAGATTCAACCGCAACACATTTTAGCGAATCATTTTAAAGCttataataaacaaattaacaattttaaataacgCTTACATATATACCATTATAAAGCagaaattgtcaaaattttaagATACACAGTTAACCGAGGCACTCACTCGAATACGCGCTCTATTAGTTATCCACTATATAAAGAATTAACTCTAAATAAAGATGTTTTCTTTATTTAGAGTTAATTCTTTACACCTAATCATTTATGcttaataaaatttaatgattCGTCCAAATTTCTGCAAGTTAACAATTGGCAATGCATACCCTTCGCCATAGCACAATAACACCCTTAGTATCAGAAGTGGCCAAAATTGTATCCAATGCATTAACAGCCACTGCCACAATATGACCCTGGTGATATCGTATGGAAAAAGGGACGTGATCATCTGAAAGTGAAAAAAGCAAGACATTGCTATCTTCAGAACCAGATATACACCATCCACCGCCGAAGCGAGAGTAGGTCGAGCGAATTGGCAAGGCCACTTGGTTATTGCTGATGACATGGCGTTGcactaaatcaattattgcGGAGTTCAACTGATCATAGACGCAATTCATGATCGTGATAGCCATGTTACAGCAGTTCACCAGAATACATGGCGattgattattttcatttgatGAAATGAAAGTAATGCAGGTAATGGCGCCCCTTCCCACGTATTTTGTGTTCAGCATCGTCAACTTAGGGTCGGCCGAGGCCTCGTAGACGTAGATTGAGCCTCGCTCAGAACCAGCCAGACAATTGAGTCCAATGTCATCGAACACCAGACATCGTACCTCGCTCTTGGTCTTGATCTTCTGCACAGCCATACCTTGATTGTAGGCCACCAAACGCAATACAGAGTTGGCGTTGGATGAAACAAAATGCGTGGGGAATAGCGGATAGAAAGAGATGGCCAATGTGGGAGAAGAGTCGTTGAATACCCTAATAAGTGTACCCGTCTGCACATTCCATGCACGTATAGAACTGTCAACCGACGTGGTGACCAGTTCATTTGGATTGAGCGGGGCGAACACCATACAAGTAACCGCTTTGGTGTGCTGCAACAGCTTAAATGATTCAGTGATCTGTATCTGATCGTCCTTTGGATCAATATACGCGTCTGGATATTGACCACCATTGGGGTCGTTCTTATCGTCCACATCCACGCCACATGCCGCACGCAACAGGTTGTGCCTCTCTGTGGCTGTACGATAGCACTCATACAGATTGACCATGCCATCTCTTCGGGCCACTGCCAGCAACACGAAAGGGTCTTCCGGGTTTTCCGGCCTAAAAGCCATACAGGTAACAGCGCTCTTGTAGTTGGATATCCTGATGATATGCTGCAAGTTCAAACATGGAGTTTTGGCCCCAACTGGTAATGTGAGAGATGTAAGCAAGAACCTGTCCTCGGAAGACTTGCTGGGCCCAGACCAAAGAGAACGCAATTTGTCGTAGAATGTAGCGATTGAACTCTTGGTAAACACATTATTGTCCTCCGGATACTGCGTGTTGAACTTTCTGACCCTCTGGCACTTCTCGAAAAAAGGTATCAAGTCCAGGATAACTTGGTGCAAATCTGACTTTGAAAGGTAGTCTATTTGGTTCTTGGCGGCGAATTCAGTGGCCGGAGAGACATCACACGTGTTGGTACGGTGGAACATGTCAACGCCGCACAAGCTCTCTAACAGTATCACTTTGTTTAGGCATCTTTCCGTGGTTTTGAGTACGTTTGAACAACACTTTAACGCGTCCTGCATGGAGTTTTGCACAGTAGGGTCAAATACTATGCAAATTAAATGACTTTTCAATAAAATCTCGCGGCCTTGCGGCGTATTTTGGCAAAACCAAGGCATTTCGACCAAACGTAGTTTTTTACCCTCTATCATAATGTCGTAGGCCTGTGATACCAACGATCCGGTACGGCCGGGACGTATTGCACTAGTAGATAATGATTGAAATAGCTTCAGGTTATCATCATCACCAAGCtacattataaaatttaaataaataataaaaataaataaatataaatgtaattgtatatataaatataaataatataaatgtagttgtaaatatataaataaatatttatttatttatagaCCATTCCATCAGCTGACATGAAAAAAATCAAGCATTTAAAGGAAATTTGACCTACCTCTTTGAGTAGATTTTCAATTAGTACACTCTTTCCGCACTTTGGAGGACCCAGTAACACAAGGTCGCCATATGGCCTGCTACCAATTCGGCCCTTGATGTCCTCTCCAGAGTCATTCCTTGGCGTAGATTTGACCCATTTGGTTCGAGGAGTATCGACGTTGAAATGCGTCTTTGATGGGGGTATGTACTGAACCTTGGGAGGAGCGGCAGCGATCTTGGCACACCTTTCCTTCAGCTCTTTGTTCTCCTTCGTCAACGCCTCCACTTCTTGCGTCAGCTTGGCTATCTTGGCGTTTAGCTGCAAAAGACGGGCCTCGGCATCCGCCGTTTTGAGCTTCTCCTCCTTGAGTGAATCGGCGAGCTGCTGAGTCTGTTGGATTAGGTTCCCTACGCTCTTGGCCTCTATGCGCAGCTCACGGAGCCTACGCCTTGCAAGTTTACCTTTCCACAGAAGCTGGGCCTTGATTGCCGCCTTCCTGAGATCAGTGTACAGGCGCTTCTGAAGAAGACCCTTATAGTTGGCCTGAATTTTGGAGGCGCTGTTGTAAATTTTCTGCCTCTCCGCGTTAATATGCCACATCTTGCGACGGAATACCGATTCGATGCGGGTGATGTGTTGGATGATCTTCGCATATGCCACCTTGCACTTGTACATTCTGTAGTAGGTTTGTAGGCGGGTTGCGGATTGGAGTTTTTTGATACGTATACGTTTGATGCGTTTGAGCATGTACCTGATCCATATTTGCAGAGTAACAAGCTTGACTTTGGCATCCTTATACGCTTTCCTGGCTAATATACCGCGCATATGTTTTTGAATGACAACACAGTACTGGGAAAGGAGTTTTTGACGCACAATAGAAAGGGTGTCGTAAACATGGTTCTTCATGAACACTAGCGTTTTTCCTATGCCCCAGCCAGGGTCTTTGAGGTAAGTTTCGGCCAGGCTGTTCATGAGCATCTCCGAATACTTCCTGTACACTTCATCGCTAGTAGGATCTCCGAACTGTTTATGGGCCAGTTTCATTTGTTCTGGAGCCAACAACCGGtaattgatgatgaattCCGAGTGCTTGAGACGTACAGGATAGCCTGCACGAGACACTTTCACCACTTGTAACATACCAGAGTACATCAGCTGGGCAGATACAGAGCGCCTTTCGAACTTATCTGGGACATTCTCGCCATTTGGCCTTATACATCTGATAAAATGAGGTTCTGTATGTGAGATAATTTCCATTAAGGAATCCAACTGATTCTTGAACTGGCCGGAAATTGTGACATTTCCCTTCTTTTCCGTAGCGACTATTGGGCTCATAATGGCCTTCAATTTCTCGTTCCTAGAGTTCATGATACACGTCATCATGTCCGACATTAGCTTATCTTTATTCTTATCGATGAATCCAACTGAGGAATAGGTTACAGGACCTGCGAAATGGTTGATGACAAAGGAGTCGGGGTCGATCTTCACTACTGCAAAACGCCTATGTGCCTTAAATTTTTGGCACAGTTTGCTGGTCAATCTCCTATCGTTACCTCCCGGGACCTTGCATTCCTCATCGAGCATGGCGAAAAGACCCGTACGTTTTTCACTAAAAAGCTCCACGCAATCTGTGTTGTCTGGAAAATCCATCGCATTCCAGCTTATCCCCTCGTTGGAGTATAGCTTCTCTTCACACTTGAACACGAATTGGTTGAAGTATTGCTGCAGTGTCTCGTTggtataatttatacacaGCTGCTCAAAGGAATTTTTCTTGAAACACTCAAAGCCAAATATGTCAAGTACGCCGCAAATCAGCGTTGAATCCTTTCTGTAACCAATAGCGTTGTTGGCCCGAGATACAACTTCATCAAAAAGGGCGCTATACAGCGTCCTAGATATTGTATCCCTAACAACCACGGCTTCGTCAACTCTTAAGGGCTTTGTGTATGTTTCATGTGCTGTCTTGATGGTTCTGCTCAACAGACAATTCAGTAAACTACCCGCGTCAATTTCCAGTAAATCACATACTTTAGAGACATAATCTCCAGCTTCGCTATTCACTACTGCACCTTCGGAGCACTTTTCATTAACCTCAAACAGAACGTTACCCAAGTTTAATATTGCAGCCACAATGTTGAAATATGTCGCCATTTCAGACTTGGTTATACCAATTGTACACATAGCGGTAACAGTATCCTCGAAACACTCGATGTCGTCGATTTGAGGGATTGTAGTTATGC
The DNA window shown above is from Babesia microti strain RI chromosome III, complete genome and carries:
- a CDS encoding histone-binding protein RBBP4 (overlaps_old_locusTagID:BBM_III03715), with protein sequence MSRILSENSDCYIRRRGLIVDSPSRACSKELITTSSTETTCSVSEISSKNAESLPLAECELSDDDLFYIWKRNSPLLYDTLLLHKLDWPSLTVDLMEDVGSCKIKGSSLIQRVLIGTHTSQQENEYVILGELKTPLYQPKYYAGDFENHADFSVKLRNNSIGNIPSFELKARLVHPGEVNRISHMPNNNFYFASQTNYGEVLVFDYSKHPSVPIDANVSYPQFVLQHHTKEGYGLCWNTTSGRYTESQQLPLLSSCSSDGTLCLWDISKKSHKKYTNGNERVSNSCQIIEPIAAVTSECGLNDVKFLQEYSPVVGTVTDDGRLQIYDFRNPPVKFSSIECNLFNSDKKDSCISQNNHSSFQLNCLSFNPYMNTLVITGSESGLIHLWDLRYPNGSIKEINKHREPVTQVSFSSFNAGIFGSSSHDGTISIYDLGSSNGPNKDITNTDDSCDVKELIFVHRGHQGPVNDFCWSQNPRYGHTIASVGQDNFLQCWRPLNI
- a CDS encoding hypothetical protein (overlaps_old_locusTagID:BBM_III03710) — protein: MRGNYLLSLLAPLAVICVIDSRKKLLDRSVMLKIREIADRTHMMSGAVSKNAFLISKVIDNLSSQLRYQSNTIVYDNLENRNKVFGILDSFLKIAKEDRYSRGPPQISEMRAELKLVQNEVKILRSELESVWHRRNN
- a CDS encoding monocarboxylate transporter, putative (overlaps_old_locusTagID:BBM_III03705), with amino-acid sequence MFGRFRIRRIKTKPWMATAAAFVFNMCFGCINAFGNLSVYVTSYLRCMGGKEQLNFRYNDTHKIFCFEVVAVASSVCLSGWVQANLGIKRCSILSGILLGLSYILAGLFCHSYFALVLFLGILFGLAEGLAFSCPLASTFKHYRCNRGLVSGIVMAGTAISPLIFGNIQTFLINPDRKWPTQGEKKNSLELYFSDHALLIRVPNALILLGIIYGFFTITSAYIFTSKTHRSYKPKKYNVEMSESESSISSEDEISVYSGAVEKNELLGQYRLKGLSQLVMTEQFSFYWIIMIFVHIFVNYFAMFWKILILSKFPASNDFDISLYGNIINSLSNSLGRVFFGLIGDCYGLRIVIISTCISAYMSIYLYIEVKSVWASLICTGLVFFCIGGAFICFALIAISLYDERDFSDNVSALYTSRMVSAIATFFLVHMRSHRGHTRLCKDIMVTLAIAITGCYIVKPDVYKRRKIE
- a CDS encoding myosin ATPase (overlaps_old_locusTagID:BBM_III03720) gives rise to the protein MTKFDVIVGGRIYVASKEEVWAGATVISTNEEGIEAKLDSGGTLLVTKPEDYCISGPADEEAPDDLTAFTHLNDAVILQSLHDRFKKDIIYTFTGSILIAVNPFKTLPNVFNDETLLDFMKENRSYSACPHVYSTAMSAYQGLCARDKSQTILISGESGAGKTESTKHVMKFLACMGSNEISKRSKVEQQALESNPLLEAFGNACTVRNYNSSRFGKFIELQYIKLSPKIARLCGAKIYTYLLEKVRVCSQQDGERNYHIFYQCCAASSMSKDGVYHMPMTDKYKARGITPMAIDMSNFEPIETYTYLTKSGITTIPQIDDIECFEDTVTAMCTIGITKSEMATYFNIVAAILNLGNVLFEVNEKCSEGAVVNSEAGDYVSKVCDLLEIDAGSLLNCLLSRTIKTAHETYTKPLRVDEAVVVRDTISRTLYSALFDEVVSRANNAIGYRKDSTLICGVLDIFGFECFKKNSFEQLCINYTNETLQQYFNQFVFKCEEKLYSNEGISWNAMDFPDNTDCVELFSEKRTGLFAMLDEECKVPGGNDRRLTSKLCQKFKAHRRFAVVKIDPDSFVINHFAGPVTYSSVGFIDKNKDKLMSDMMTCIMNSRNEKLKAIMSPIVATEKKGNVTISGQFKNQLDSLMEIISHTEPHFIRCIRPNGENVPDKFERRSVSAQLMYSGMLQVVKVSRAGYPVRLKHSEFIINYRLLAPEQMKLAHKQFGDPTSDEVYRKYSEMLMNSLAETYLKDPGWGIGKTLVFMKNHVYDTLSIVRQKLLSQYCVVIQKHMRGILARKAYKDAKVKLVTLQIWIRYMLKRIKRIRIKKLQSATRLQTYYRMYKCKVAYAKIIQHITRIESVFRRKMWHINAERQKIYNSASKIQANYKGLLQKRLYTDLRKAAIKAQLLWKGKLARRRLRELRIEAKSVGNLIQQTQQLADSLKEEKLKTADAEARLLQLNAKIAKLTQEVEALTKENKELKERCAKIAAAPPKVQYIPPSKTHFNVDTPRTKWVKSTPRNDSGEDIKGRIGSRPYGDLVLLGPPKCGKSVLIENLLKELGDDDNLKLFQSLSTSAIRPGRTGSLVSQAYDIMIEGKKLRLVEMPWFCQNTPQGREILLKSHLICIVFDPTVQNSMQDALKCCSNVLKTTERCLNKVILLESLCGVDMFHRTNTCDVSPATEFAAKNQIDYLSKSDLHQVILDLIPFFEKCQRVRKFNTQYPEDNNVFTKSSIATFYDKLRSLWSGPSKSSEDRFLLTSLTLPVGAKTPCLNLQHIIRISNYKSAVTCMAFRPENPEDPFVLLAVARRDGMVNLYECYRTATERHNLLRAACGVDVDDKNDPNGGQYPDAYIDPKDDQIQITESFKLLQHTKAVTCMVFAPLNPNELVTTSVDSSIRAWNVQTGTLIRVFNDSSPTLAISFYPLFPTHFVSSNANSVLRLVAYNQGMAVQKIKTKSEVRCLVFDDIGLNCLAGSERGSIYVYEASADPKLTMLNTKYVGRGAITCITFISSNENNQSPCILVNCCNMAITIMNCVYDQLNSAIIDLVQRHVISNNQVALPIRSTYSRFGGGWCISGSEDSNVLLFSLSDDHVPFSIRYHQGHIVAVAVNALDTILATSDTKGVIVLWRRVCIANC